In Silene latifolia isolate original U9 population chromosome X, ASM4854445v1, whole genome shotgun sequence, the following proteins share a genomic window:
- the LOC141620722 gene encoding uncharacterized protein LOC141620722, whose amino-acid sequence MRGPNLSNDDRHRIRCYLFENSKDGKPIRGSMNFLSAKYQVDRKTIFEVWRVAKRQRENGDSLQLNSRIKGKKGRETLEVPIDRILATPMGERGSLHAFGEAIGVSATTIFNWVKQGKVRSHTSALHSSLTDENMFNRLIFSLSKLSYDRISNSLKFKDMGNIVHIDEKWFYISQDGAKFFLLSEEIDPYRHCQSKRIFPFTFQDPAKRRSKNRPAGTLETKSVASINKQVTKDMLINKVIPAIHSKWPASMSKEIIIQQDNAKPHIEGNDLDFLMATN is encoded by the exons ATGCGAGGTCCAAATCTATCAAATGATGATAGACATAGAATAAGATGCTATTTATTCGAGAATAGCAAGGATGGCAAGCCAATAAGAGGTTCAATGAACTTCCTTTCAGCAAAATATCAAGTAGACAGGAAAACAATCTTTGAAGTATGGAGGGTTGCTAAACGTCAAAGAGAAAATGGTGATTCTTTGCAACTGAATTCCAGAATTAAGGGTAAAAAAGGGAGGGAAACACTTGAAGTACCAATAGACAGAATATTAGCTACACCAATGGGAGAAAGGGGATCACTACATGCATTTGGTGAAGCAATTGGTGTCTCAGCAACAACAATTTTCAATTGGGTTAAACAAGGTAAAGTTCGAAGCCATACATCAGCATTGCACTCAAGTCTGACTGATGAGAACATGTTCAACAGGTTGATATTTTCACTTTCAAAGTTAAGTTATGATAGAATATCAAACTCTTTGAAGTTTAAGGACATGGGAAATATAGTCCATATTGATGAGAAATGGTTCTATATCTCACAAGATGGAGCTAAGTTTTTTCTATTGAGTGAAGAAATTGATCCTTATAGACATTGTCAAAGCAAAA GGATATTTCCATTTACTTTCCAAGATCCAGCTAAAAGGAGGTCAAAAAACAGACCTGCTGGAACTCTTGAAACCAAATCAGTGGCTTCAATAAACAAACAAGTGACTAAGGACATGCTAATAAATAAGGTGATCCCAGCCATTCACAGTAAATGGCCAGCATCAATGAGCAAGGAAATCATCATCCAGCAGGACAATGCAAAGCCACATATAGAGGGTAATGACCTTGACTTTTTAATGGCAACCAACTAA
- the LOC141618127 gene encoding pentatricopeptide repeat-containing protein At3g53170-like, with protein MEALLHIETADIRWLSSSVTPTTCLMKCLNEGKRDKQQLLSGFRVSAKKTAAIVPKGAQKNTKRELSKLVWTQEAIKAIEKKSRSNKYNNLWPKAVLEALDEAVRQFRWESALKIFGLLRKQHWYEPRSQTYTKLIMMLGKCRKAEQAGLLFEVMLSDGVKPAVDVFTALVNAYGLCGLFDQALAIVDDMKSVYDCKPDVHTYSILLNCCAKYRRFDLVNQILNEMSYLGIECSTVTYNTVIDGYGKGELLDEMESLLSEMMETGKCHPDVFTLNSFIWAYGNCGQIKKMESWYEEFQVMGISPDVRTFNILIRSYGKARMYEKMESVLDFMKKRCFSPTVVTFNTILDVYGRAGNIVEMDEFFLKMKHQGMKPNTITYCSLVNAYSKAGKFYKVDSILRQVQNSNIVLDTPYFNCVISAYGRSGNIEKMKELYSEMKENKCEPNNITFATMIQAYNAKGMTEDAEDVETKMLAVNSTSD; from the exons ATGGAAGCGTTGTTACACATAGAAACAGCTGACATACGCTGGCTTTCATCCTCTGTAACACCCACCAcctgtttgatgaaatgcctgaACGAAGGAAAGCGAGATAAACAACAACTGTTATCCGGGTTTCGTGTATCGGCGAAGAAAACAGCAGCGATAGTGCCGAAGGGGGCTCAGAAAAACACAAAGAGAGAATTGTCTAAGCTTGTATGGACCCAAGAAGCCATTAAAGCTATTGAGAAGAAATCAAGGTCTAACAAGTACAATAATTTATGGCCTAAAGCTGTTCTTGAAGCTTTGGATGAGGCAGTTAGGCAGTTCAGATGGGAGTCTGCTCTTAAG ATATTTGGGCTACTTCGGAAACAGCATTGGTACGAACCAAGAAGCCAAACATACACAAAGCTTATAATGATGCTTGGAAAATGTAGAAAGGCGGAACAGGCTGGGTTGCTTTTTGAGGTGATGCTGTCTGATGGGGTTAAGCCTGCTGTTGATGTTTTTACTGCACTCGTGAATGCTTATGGTCTATGTGGTCTTTTTGATCAAGCATTAGCCATTGTCGATGACATGAAGTCCGTATATGACTGTAAACCTGATGTTCATACTTATTCAATACTACTGAACTGCTGTGCTAAGTACCGTCGTTTTGATCTTGTAAATCAAATTCTCAATGAGATGTCATACCTAGGGATAGAATGCAGTACTGTTACGTATAACACTGTTATAGATGGATATGGCAAGGGTGAATTGTTGGATGAAATGGAGAGTCTTTTGTCAGAGATGATGGAAACTGGTAAATGTCATCCGGATGTTTTTACGTTAAACTCGTTCATATGGGCATATGGGAACTGTGGTCAAATCAAGAAAATGGAGAGTTGGTATGAAGAATTTCAGGTAATGGGGATTAGCCCTGACGTGAGGACCTTTAATATCTTGATCCGATCATATGGGAAAGCTCGAATGTATGAGAAAATGGAATCGGTTCTAGACTTTATGAAGAAAAGGTGCTTTTCGCCAACAGTTGTGACTTTCAATACTATTCTCGATGTATATGGACGAGCTGGTAATATTGTGGAGATGGACGAATTTTTTCTGAAAATGAAGCATCAAGGCATGAAACCAAATACCATAACCTACTGCAGCCTTGTCAATGCTTACAGTAAAGCTGGGAAATTCTACAAGGTGGATTCCATTCTCAGGCAAGTTCAGAACTCGAATATAGTTTTAGACACGCCGTATTTTAATTGTGTGATAAGCGCCTATGGCCGGAGTGGCAACATTGAGAAGATGAAAGAGTTATACTCGGAAATGAAGGAAAACAAGTGTGAGCCAAATAATATAACCTTTGCAACCATGATACAAGCATACAATGCCAAAGGGATGACCGAAGATGCTGAAGATGTGGAGACTAAGATGCTTGCCGTGAATAGCACCTCAGATTAG